A region of Streptomyces deccanensis DNA encodes the following proteins:
- a CDS encoding alpha-L-fucosidase, with the protein MTMQPWFPAAKLGIFIHYGIYAVEGVPESWSFYWGEVPHERYMKQLDGFTASAYDPAAWAELFARVGAKYAVLTARHHDGVALWDTALGDLGVVHRTPAGRDLITGYVDALRERGLKVGLYYSHSDWNHPDYASVRHPEIDQWTNEHPGGNDANPYSHAAPGEEDPAAWERYLAYRDGQVGELVQRFRPDLLWFDGEWERTEQQWRMRELAELILRENPDTVLNARMLSYGDYATPEQGVPLEAPDGPWELCLTINDSWGFQHADHNHKSVRQLVRYFAETIGMGGNLLLDVGPRADGTIPAEQVERLEGLGAWIGRHADAVYGTVAGLPAGHHYGPSTLSADRRTLYLMCFDVPRESVAVRGLRNPVSKVTVLGTGTELAHRVIGGLDAVPGVTWIDAPAEADLDPYATVLAVELEGEIDLYRGTGRD; encoded by the coding sequence ATGACCATGCAACCCTGGTTTCCCGCCGCCAAGCTGGGCATCTTCATCCACTACGGCATCTACGCCGTGGAGGGGGTGCCGGAGTCCTGGTCCTTCTACTGGGGCGAGGTGCCGCACGAGCGGTACATGAAACAGCTCGACGGCTTCACCGCGTCCGCGTACGACCCCGCGGCCTGGGCCGAGTTGTTCGCCCGGGTCGGCGCGAAGTACGCGGTGCTCACGGCACGCCACCACGACGGCGTCGCCCTGTGGGACACCGCCCTGGGCGACCTGGGCGTCGTCCACCGCACCCCGGCCGGCCGGGACCTGATCACCGGGTACGTCGACGCGCTGCGCGAGCGGGGCCTCAAGGTCGGCCTCTACTACTCGCACTCCGACTGGAACCACCCCGACTACGCCAGCGTCCGCCACCCCGAGATCGACCAGTGGACGAACGAACACCCCGGCGGCAACGACGCCAACCCCTACTCCCATGCCGCACCCGGCGAGGAGGACCCGGCCGCCTGGGAGCGCTACCTCGCCTACCGGGACGGCCAGGTGGGCGAGCTGGTCCAGCGGTTCCGCCCCGACCTGCTGTGGTTCGACGGCGAGTGGGAGCGCACCGAACAGCAGTGGCGGATGCGGGAGTTGGCCGAGCTGATCCTCAGGGAGAACCCGGACACCGTGCTCAACGCCCGCATGCTCTCGTACGGCGACTACGCCACCCCGGAACAGGGCGTGCCGCTCGAAGCCCCCGACGGACCCTGGGAGTTGTGCCTGACCATCAACGACTCCTGGGGCTTCCAGCACGCGGACCACAACCACAAGTCCGTGCGGCAGCTGGTGCGTTACTTCGCCGAGACGATCGGCATGGGCGGCAACCTGCTGCTGGACGTCGGGCCGAGGGCGGACGGGACGATCCCCGCCGAGCAGGTCGAGCGGCTGGAAGGGCTCGGGGCGTGGATCGGGCGGCACGCCGACGCCGTGTACGGCACGGTCGCCGGGCTGCCCGCCGGGCACCACTACGGTCCGAGCACCCTCTCCGCCGACCGGCGCACCCTGTACCTGATGTGTTTCGACGTGCCGCGTGAGTCCGTGGCGGTCCGGGGGCTGCGCAATCCCGTCAGCAAGGTCACCGTCCTCGGCACGGGCACCGAGCTGGCCCACCGGGTGATCGGCGGTCTCGACGCGGTACCCGGCGTGACCTGGATCGACGCACCCGCGGAGGCCGACCTCGATCCGTACGCGACCGTCCTCGCGGTGGAACTGGAAGGGGAGATCGACCTCTACCGGGGCACGGGCCGCGACTGA
- the glgB gene encoding 1,4-alpha-glucan branching enzyme has translation MALRDTTPPESAGPPRRRPRLTVAAPPLPPEERARLLSGAHHDPHALLGAHPVPGGGIAVRALRPYAHAVSVVIEGERSYLASEGDGLFSVLLPLDAVPAYTLFVSYEDTDHEVHDPYRFLPALGELDLHLIREGRHEQLWKALGAEPMTHQGVTGTRFTVWAPNARGVRVVGDFGCWDGTAFPMRSLGSSGVWELFLPGVGEGALYKFEITARDGRRLLKADPMARRAEVPPATASVVHASHYEWGDAEWMARRGDIPVHQAPFSVYEVHLPSWRPGLTYRQLADVLPGYVADLGFTHVELMPVAQHPFSGSWGYQVTGFYAPTARLGTPDDFKYLVDALHRAGIGVIVDWVPAHFPKDDWALGRFDGEPLYEPGDSRRAEHPDWGTYEFDFGRTEVRNFLVANAVYWCEEFHVDGLRVDAVASMLYLDYSRDSGQWSPNVFGGREDLDAVAFLQEMNATVYRRAPGVVTIAEESTAWDGVTRPTDSGGLGFGLKWNMGWMHDSLGYIEHEPVHRKYHHNEMSFSMVYAYSENYVLPISHDEVVHGKRSLVSKMPGDWWQQRANHRAYLGFMWAHPGKQLLFMGQEFAQGGEWVEAQGPDWWLLDPAYGAEADHRGVRDLVRDLNTVYRDTPALWQRDTDPAGFQWVSGDAAEDNVFAFLRLAADGTPLLAVSHFSPVVREDYRLGVPDGVAAWREVLNTDAAVYGGSDVTCSRPVEAEPHPWHGRPASVRLTLPPLATVWLRPEPSFGPGATGQDRRSPAVPVRPSVKADSKDRRTPRRSAS, from the coding sequence GTGGCCCTGCGTGACACCACGCCCCCCGAGTCGGCCGGTCCGCCCCGGCGCCGCCCCCGGCTGACCGTGGCCGCCCCTCCCCTGCCCCCCGAGGAACGCGCACGGCTGCTCTCCGGCGCACACCACGACCCGCACGCCCTGCTGGGCGCCCACCCGGTGCCGGGCGGCGGGATCGCGGTGCGGGCGCTGCGCCCGTACGCCCATGCCGTGAGCGTGGTGATCGAGGGCGAGCGCAGCTATCTCGCCTCGGAGGGCGACGGTCTCTTCTCCGTCCTCCTGCCGCTCGACGCCGTCCCCGCGTACACGCTGTTCGTGTCGTACGAGGACACCGACCACGAGGTCCACGACCCGTACCGTTTCCTGCCCGCGCTCGGCGAGCTGGATCTGCATCTGATCCGGGAGGGGCGGCACGAGCAGTTGTGGAAGGCGCTCGGGGCCGAGCCGATGACCCACCAAGGGGTCACCGGCACCCGCTTCACCGTCTGGGCGCCGAACGCCCGCGGGGTGCGGGTCGTCGGGGACTTCGGCTGCTGGGACGGGACGGCGTTCCCGATGAGGTCCCTCGGCTCCTCGGGGGTCTGGGAGCTGTTCCTGCCGGGGGTGGGCGAGGGCGCCCTCTACAAGTTCGAGATCACCGCGCGCGACGGCCGCCGGCTGCTCAAGGCCGACCCGATGGCCCGCCGGGCGGAGGTGCCGCCCGCGACGGCGTCCGTCGTGCACGCCTCGCACTACGAGTGGGGCGACGCCGAGTGGATGGCCCGGCGCGGTGACATCCCGGTGCACCAGGCGCCGTTCTCGGTGTACGAGGTCCATCTTCCGTCCTGGCGCCCTGGGCTGACGTACCGTCAGCTCGCGGACGTGCTGCCCGGATACGTGGCCGATCTGGGGTTCACCCATGTCGAGTTGATGCCGGTGGCCCAGCACCCGTTCAGCGGCTCCTGGGGCTACCAGGTCACCGGCTTCTACGCCCCGACCGCCCGGCTCGGCACCCCGGACGACTTCAAGTACCTCGTCGACGCCCTGCACCGGGCCGGGATCGGGGTGATCGTGGACTGGGTGCCCGCGCACTTCCCGAAGGACGACTGGGCGCTCGGCCGCTTCGACGGGGAGCCGCTGTACGAGCCCGGGGACAGCCGGCGGGCGGAGCATCCGGACTGGGGGACGTACGAGTTCGACTTCGGCCGCACCGAGGTGCGCAACTTCCTCGTGGCGAACGCCGTGTACTGGTGCGAGGAGTTCCATGTCGACGGGCTGCGGGTGGACGCGGTCGCCTCGATGCTCTACCTCGACTACTCGCGGGACTCCGGGCAGTGGTCGCCCAATGTGTTCGGCGGGCGCGAGGATCTGGACGCGGTCGCCTTCCTCCAGGAGATGAACGCCACCGTGTACCGGCGGGCGCCGGGCGTCGTGACGATCGCGGAGGAGTCCACGGCCTGGGACGGGGTGACCCGCCCGACCGACAGCGGCGGGCTGGGCTTCGGGCTGAAGTGGAACATGGGGTGGATGCACGACTCGCTGGGCTACATCGAGCACGAGCCCGTGCACCGCAAGTACCACCACAACGAGATGTCGTTCTCGATGGTGTACGCGTACAGCGAGAACTACGTCCTGCCGATCTCGCACGACGAGGTCGTGCACGGCAAGCGGTCGCTGGTGTCGAAGATGCCGGGCGACTGGTGGCAGCAGCGAGCGAACCACCGCGCGTACCTCGGCTTCATGTGGGCCCATCCCGGCAAGCAACTCCTCTTCATGGGGCAGGAGTTCGCCCAGGGCGGGGAGTGGGTGGAGGCCCAGGGGCCGGACTGGTGGCTGCTCGACCCCGCGTACGGCGCGGAGGCGGACCACCGGGGGGTGCGGGACCTCGTCCGCGACCTCAACACGGTCTACCGCGACACGCCCGCCCTCTGGCAGCGGGACACGGACCCGGCCGGCTTCCAGTGGGTGAGTGGGGACGCCGCCGAGGACAACGTCTTCGCGTTCCTGCGGCTCGCCGCGGACGGCACGCCGCTGTTGGCCGTCTCGCACTTCAGCCCCGTGGTGCGGGAGGACTACCGCCTCGGGGTGCCGGACGGCGTCGCGGCGTGGCGCGAGGTGCTGAACACGGACGCGGCTGTCTACGGGGGCAGCGATGTCACCTGTTCCCGGCCGGTCGAGGCCGAGCCGCATCCCTGGCACGGGCGGCCGGCCAGTGTCCGTCTGACCCTGCCCCCACTGGCCACGGTGTGGCTGCGCCCGGAGCCGTCTTTCGGCCCGGGGGCGACCGGTCAGGATCGGAGAAGCCCGGCGGTGCCGGTCCGGCCTAGCGTGAAGGCGGATTCCAAGGACCGCAGAACACCGCGAAGGAGTGCGTCATGA
- the treS gene encoding maltose alpha-D-glucosyltransferase, translating to MTMNKPIPDTFEDTPQKDRDPDWFKRAVFYEVLVRSFQDSNGDGIGDLKGLTAKLDYLQWLGIDCIWLPPFFKSPLRDGGYDVSDYTAVLPEFGDLADFVEFVDAAHQRGMRVIIDFVMNHTSDQHPWFQESRKDPDGPYGDYYVWADDDKQFQDARIIFVDTEASNWTFDPVRKQYFWHRFFSHQPDLNYENPAVREEMLAALRFWLDLGIDGFRLDAVPYLYQEEGTNCENLPATHAFLKHVRRELDALYPDTVILAEANQWPEDVVDYFGDFASGGDECHMAFHFPVMPRIFMAVRRESRYPVSEILAKTPAIPSSCQWGIFLRNHDELTLEMVTDEERDYMYAEYAKDPRMRANIGIRRRLAPLLDNDRNQIELFTALLLSLPGSPILYYGDEIGMGDNIWLGDRDAVRTPMQWTPDRNAGFSSSDPGRLYLPTIMDPVYGYQVTNVEASMSSPSSLLHWTRRMIEIRKQNPAFGLGTYTELPSSNPSVLAYLREYKDDLVLCVNNFSRFPQPTELDLHAYEGLHPVELIGGVRFPAIGELPYLLTLAGHGFYWFRLSRVLSRAARGR from the coding sequence ATGACCATGAACAAACCCATCCCGGACACCTTCGAGGACACGCCGCAGAAGGACCGGGACCCGGACTGGTTCAAACGCGCCGTCTTCTACGAGGTCCTCGTCCGCTCCTTCCAGGACAGCAACGGCGACGGCATCGGCGACCTCAAGGGCCTGACCGCCAAACTCGACTACCTGCAGTGGCTCGGCATCGACTGCATCTGGCTCCCGCCCTTCTTCAAATCCCCCCTCCGCGACGGCGGATACGACGTCTCCGACTACACCGCCGTCCTCCCCGAATTCGGCGACCTCGCCGACTTCGTCGAATTCGTCGACGCCGCCCACCAACGCGGCATGCGCGTCATCATCGACTTCGTCATGAACCACACCAGCGACCAGCACCCGTGGTTCCAGGAATCGAGGAAAGACCCCGACGGACCCTACGGCGACTACTACGTCTGGGCCGACGACGACAAGCAGTTCCAGGACGCGCGGATCATCTTCGTCGACACCGAAGCCTCCAACTGGACCTTCGACCCCGTCCGCAAGCAGTACTTCTGGCACCGCTTCTTCTCCCACCAGCCCGACCTCAACTACGAGAACCCGGCCGTGCGCGAGGAGATGCTGGCGGCCCTGCGGTTCTGGCTGGACCTGGGCATCGACGGGTTCCGGCTGGACGCGGTCCCCTACCTCTACCAGGAGGAAGGGACCAACTGCGAGAACCTGCCGGCCACCCACGCGTTCCTGAAGCACGTCCGCCGGGAACTCGACGCGCTGTATCCCGACACGGTCATCCTCGCGGAGGCCAATCAGTGGCCGGAGGACGTCGTCGACTACTTCGGCGACTTCGCCAGCGGCGGCGACGAATGCCACATGGCGTTCCACTTCCCGGTGATGCCGAGGATCTTCATGGCCGTCCGCCGGGAATCCCGTTACCCGGTCTCGGAAATCCTCGCCAAGACACCGGCCATTCCTTCCAGCTGCCAGTGGGGCATCTTCCTGCGGAACCACGACGAGCTCACCCTCGAAATGGTCACCGACGAAGAACGCGACTACATGTACGCGGAGTACGCCAAGGACCCGCGCATGCGCGCCAACATCGGCATCCGCCGGCGCCTCGCCCCGCTCCTGGACAACGACCGCAACCAGATCGAACTGTTCACCGCTCTCCTGCTGTCCCTCCCGGGCTCGCCGATCCTCTACTACGGCGACGAGATCGGCATGGGCGACAACATCTGGCTCGGCGACCGCGACGCCGTCCGCACCCCCATGCAGTGGACCCCCGACCGCAACGCCGGCTTCTCCTCCAGCGACCCCGGCCGTCTCTACCTGCCGACGATCATGGACCCGGTCTACGGCTACCAGGTCACCAACGTCGAGGCGTCGATGTCGTCCCCCTCCTCGCTGCTGCACTGGACCCGCCGGATGATCGAGATCCGCAAGCAGAACCCGGCGTTCGGCCTCGGCACCTACACCGAACTCCCCTCGTCCAACCCCTCCGTTCTGGCGTATCTCAGGGAGTACAAGGACGACCTGGTGCTGTGCGTGAACAATTTCTCGCGCTTCCCGCAGCCCACCGAGCTCGATCTGCACGCCTACGAGGGACTCCACCCCGTCGAACTCATCGGCGGCGTCCGTTTCCCCGCCATCGGTGAACTGCCCTATCTGCTCACCCTCGCGGGCCACGGCTTCTACTGGTTCCGGCTCTCCCGAGTCCTCTCCCGCGCTGCCCGAGGGCGTTGA
- a CDS encoding VOC family protein, translated as MTAGLKTVIYPVKDLARAKALFSALLEVEPYADSPYYVGFKDAGQDVGLDPNGHAKGMTGPVPYWHVTDIRTTLAALLGAGAQTLEDVHDVGGGRLIASVKDPDGNLIGLLQDTVAE; from the coding sequence ATGACCGCCGGACTGAAGACCGTCATCTACCCCGTGAAGGACCTGGCTCGGGCGAAGGCCCTGTTCAGTGCGCTGCTGGAGGTCGAGCCGTACGCGGACTCGCCGTACTACGTCGGATTCAAGGACGCGGGGCAGGACGTGGGGCTGGACCCGAACGGCCACGCGAAGGGAATGACGGGGCCGGTGCCGTACTGGCACGTCACCGACATCCGGACGACGCTCGCGGCACTGCTCGGGGCCGGCGCGCAGACGCTGGAGGACGTCCATGACGTGGGCGGCGGCCGGCTGATCGCCTCGGTGAAGGACCCCGACGGCAACCTGATCGGACTCCTCCAGGACACGGTCGCGGAGTAG
- a CDS encoding SseB family protein, which yields MDIPANGHTPPQAASPAQRALTALAFDTHDTAALHTLADTDVLIPVPDDADEAAVNDPTAVALPVLEQPGGEQIVPVFTSEPAMAELLPYVSRYRLVPLGALASQWPADADLSLTIDAGSPHGLTLDAHDVGTLLGGQGI from the coding sequence ATGGACATACCCGCCAATGGCCACACCCCGCCCCAGGCCGCCTCGCCGGCCCAGCGGGCGCTGACCGCGCTCGCCTTCGACACCCATGACACGGCCGCGCTCCACACGCTCGCCGACACCGACGTGCTGATCCCGGTCCCGGACGACGCCGACGAGGCGGCCGTGAACGATCCGACGGCCGTGGCGCTGCCCGTGCTGGAGCAGCCCGGCGGCGAGCAGATCGTGCCGGTCTTCACCTCGGAGCCCGCGATGGCCGAGCTCCTGCCCTATGTGTCGCGCTACCGCCTGGTGCCCCTGGGCGCCCTGGCCTCCCAGTGGCCCGCCGACGCCGACCTCTCCCTCACCATCGACGCCGGCTCCCCGCACGGCCTCACCCTCGACGCCCACGACGTGGGCACCCTGCTCGGAGGTCAAGGGATCTGA
- a CDS encoding maltokinase N-terminal cap-like domain-containing protein: MSKTASALLRPSGEEVATGLMTSLAGLLREWLPRQRWFAGKDRPVTDLALLSMTELYPGCLHLLVHTGQPSHTGHGGVPAPGGTPPAGDCYQLLLGVREHPVPRLARALIGQAHEGPLAGLTVYDALYDPRSAELLLERLRHPGSAGPLRFEADPGARVPAGLAPRLLDAEQSNSSLVYGDAYILKVFRRIQPGVNPDLEVPGALAGQGCGRVPAPVAWFRTIDPFPATLGVLQPFLPDASDGWTLALGALAAGQDFTEQARELGRATAEVHLALASAFPAGAPGENARTAAAMTERLDAAARAVPALRPYVPGLRTAFRALLACDAGPPAQRVHGDLHLGQVLRAGPEWFVIDFEGEPSRPLAERCGTQSPVRDIAGMLRSFDYAARQRRPWRPEWARRCREAYCAGYAARAGWDPREKHGLLRAYETDRAVYEVLYEARHRPDWLPVPMAAIERLAVRGD, encoded by the coding sequence ATGTCGAAGACCGCATCCGCACTGCTCCGGCCGAGCGGCGAAGAGGTCGCCACCGGCCTCATGACCTCGCTGGCGGGGCTGTTGCGCGAGTGGCTGCCACGGCAACGCTGGTTCGCCGGCAAGGACCGGCCGGTCACGGATCTCGCCCTGCTGTCGATGACCGAGCTGTATCCGGGGTGCCTGCATCTGCTCGTGCACACCGGTCAGCCGAGCCACACCGGTCACGGCGGGGTGCCCGCGCCGGGCGGTACTCCCCCGGCCGGCGACTGCTATCAGCTCCTGCTCGGGGTGCGGGAGCATCCGGTGCCGCGCCTGGCCAGGGCGCTCATCGGGCAGGCGCACGAAGGACCGCTCGCCGGTCTGACGGTCTACGACGCGCTGTACGACCCCCGGTCGGCCGAGTTGCTCCTCGAACGGCTGCGGCATCCCGGCTCGGCGGGCCCCCTGCGTTTCGAGGCGGACCCGGGCGCGCGGGTACCCGCCGGGTTGGCGCCCCGGCTGCTGGACGCCGAGCAGTCCAACTCCTCGCTGGTGTACGGGGACGCGTACATCCTGAAGGTCTTCCGGCGCATCCAGCCGGGGGTGAACCCCGATCTGGAGGTGCCGGGCGCGCTGGCCGGGCAGGGGTGCGGCCGGGTGCCGGCGCCGGTCGCCTGGTTCCGCACGATCGATCCGTTCCCGGCGACCCTCGGTGTGCTGCAGCCGTTCCTGCCCGACGCCTCCGACGGCTGGACGCTGGCGCTCGGCGCGCTCGCCGCCGGGCAGGACTTCACCGAACAGGCGCGTGAGCTGGGCCGGGCCACGGCGGAGGTGCATCTGGCGCTGGCGTCGGCCTTCCCCGCCGGGGCCCCCGGCGAGAACGCGCGGACGGCGGCCGCGATGACCGAACGGCTCGACGCCGCCGCACGCGCCGTACCGGCTCTGCGGCCGTACGTCCCCGGTCTGCGCACTGCCTTCCGCGCCCTGCTGGCCTGCGACGCGGGGCCGCCCGCGCAGCGCGTCCACGGCGATCTGCATCTGGGGCAGGTGCTGCGGGCCGGCCCGGAGTGGTTCGTCATCGACTTCGAGGGCGAGCCGTCCCGTCCGCTCGCCGAGCGGTGCGGTACCCAGTCGCCGGTGCGGGACATCGCCGGGATGCTGCGCTCCTTCGACTACGCCGCGCGGCAGCGTCGGCCCTGGCGCCCGGAGTGGGCGCGTCGCTGCCGGGAGGCGTACTGCGCGGGCTACGCGGCCCGCGCCGGCTGGGACCCGCGCGAGAAGCACGGCCTGCTGCGTGCCTACGAGACGGACCGGGCCGTGTACGAGGTCCTCTACGAGGCCCGGCACCGACCCGACTGGCTCCCCGTACCGATGGCGGCGATCGAGCGTCTCGCCGTGAGAGGAGACTGA
- a CDS encoding MarR family winged helix-turn-helix transcriptional regulator, whose translation MAANTTGVRLEDQWRDILSVHARTMCEIDRVLHPHGLGASDFEVLDILASGLAAATAAGDLCRVQNIAEKVHLSQSALSRLIGRLEKDGLVERSVCAEDRRGVWVTLTDKGRELHTRVQPLQRDVLARMLRQD comes from the coding sequence ATGGCAGCGAACACGACCGGTGTCCGGCTCGAGGACCAGTGGCGGGACATCCTGTCCGTGCACGCCCGCACGATGTGCGAGATCGATCGCGTGCTGCATCCGCACGGGCTGGGCGCCAGCGACTTCGAGGTGCTCGACATCCTCGCGTCGGGGCTGGCGGCGGCCACGGCGGCCGGGGACCTGTGCCGGGTGCAGAACATCGCCGAGAAGGTCCACCTCAGCCAGAGCGCGCTGTCCCGGCTGATCGGCCGACTGGAGAAGGACGGCCTGGTGGAGCGGTCCGTGTGCGCGGAGGATCGGCGCGGGGTGTGGGTCACCCTGACGGACAAGGGCCGCGAGCTGCACACCCGGGTCCAGCCGCTGCAGCGTGACGTCCTGGCCCGCATGCTGCGGCAGGACTGA
- a CDS encoding helix-turn-helix transcriptional regulator — MPWDVAPLVSRETELSRLADVLDGLAGPGHGPAVVDVTGTAGIGKTRLVAEFCARARDKGMTVLRGRATEYERHLPYQPFADALADLDAETGIPSPFAEVHTMDRFALQRAAAAFLARIAHTGNGLVVALDDVHWADPASLELLDHLVRHPPRRAPVVIVVARRERQTAPRLVASLTRGVEAGTVLRLELGPLDRDACLAALAPGRPAGLAAELYAASEGNPLYFLALLQAGRPAGLSSLLLDELTPLTDDQRRTIQAVAVLGDHAAPALVAAVTGRPEHELDADFHELAVRDLARPGTDGRWTLRHPVLRSLVHDTTDPTLRTRMHHLAAVELARIGAPVDERAHHVERALTGWDPHAVTVLTEAARQAAATAPASSAHWLGVALAHLPEQPVHSVLRRDLMLRRAEALGACGGLRESRDLLHEVISLSPPGTDDGARTLAVTLCAVMERHLGRYTEAVALLRRELARGADLSPSETVRLGLELGSSAPHASSYPDVRDDVARTLELARSLGDEVAEAGALAVTALGEAYEGNPTAAAEATDRAAALIDSLTDQDLAGLCEPLARLSWAEAFLERYPDAERHAERGLGIARRGGLLYVMPHLLLCRSHLHVMTLRLGSALELAEEAETIARGIGSDELLAFVLASKALALIPALPPGDGGALAVAEEAVSRAGTGTGWWASIAWCLLGFAALHAGDPVRARAAVLRAGGEDLSGLQPSMRPLFTEVLVSAAVATGDHDEARRWAERARKEAERLGLVAQRASALRSLAHVPLAEGDLAAAAELFEQAAEEAARGRGGLWEAQTLLMGTPLTAAAGRPARARAMWERAVRLSGEADAHLLTGLAEAIRPAVFVESETGAAVDAGRGAEAGPPSPEGAAVGLAALSAREREVAALVAKGLTSPAIAERLFLSPRTVETHLARIYRKTGVTSRAALAALQTRDELREGGA; from the coding sequence TTGCCGTGGGACGTCGCTCCGCTGGTGAGCCGGGAGACCGAGTTGAGCCGCCTCGCCGACGTGCTCGACGGGCTGGCCGGGCCCGGCCACGGCCCGGCGGTCGTGGACGTCACCGGCACGGCCGGCATCGGCAAGACCAGGCTGGTCGCCGAGTTCTGCGCGCGGGCCCGGGACAAGGGCATGACGGTGCTGCGCGGCCGGGCGACCGAGTACGAGCGGCACCTGCCGTACCAGCCGTTCGCCGACGCCCTCGCCGACCTCGACGCCGAGACGGGGATCCCGTCGCCGTTCGCCGAGGTCCACACCATGGACCGGTTCGCCCTGCAACGCGCGGCGGCGGCGTTCCTGGCCCGGATCGCGCACACGGGCAACGGCCTCGTGGTGGCCCTCGACGACGTGCACTGGGCGGACCCGGCGTCCCTGGAGCTCCTCGACCACCTCGTCCGGCATCCGCCCCGGCGCGCGCCCGTGGTGATCGTGGTGGCCCGGCGGGAACGGCAGACCGCGCCCCGGCTCGTCGCCTCCCTCACCCGGGGCGTCGAGGCCGGGACGGTGCTCCGCCTGGAACTGGGCCCCCTCGACCGGGACGCCTGCCTCGCGGCGCTGGCCCCGGGCCGCCCGGCCGGTCTCGCCGCCGAGCTGTACGCCGCCAGCGAGGGCAACCCGCTGTACTTCCTCGCCCTGCTCCAGGCCGGCAGGCCCGCGGGGCTCAGCTCACTGCTGCTGGACGAGCTGACGCCGCTCACCGACGACCAACGCCGGACGATCCAGGCCGTGGCCGTGCTCGGCGACCACGCGGCACCCGCTCTGGTGGCCGCCGTCACCGGGCGCCCGGAGCATGAACTCGACGCGGATTTCCATGAGTTGGCCGTCCGGGATCTGGCGCGACCGGGGACGGACGGACGGTGGACGCTCCGCCATCCGGTGCTGCGGTCCCTCGTCCACGACACCACCGACCCGACGCTGCGCACCCGGATGCACCACCTCGCCGCCGTCGAACTGGCCCGGATCGGGGCGCCGGTCGACGAGCGGGCGCACCACGTCGAGCGGGCACTGACCGGCTGGGACCCGCACGCCGTGACCGTGCTCACCGAGGCCGCGCGGCAGGCCGCCGCGACCGCGCCCGCGAGCAGCGCGCACTGGCTCGGCGTCGCCCTCGCCCATCTGCCCGAACAGCCGGTGCACAGCGTGCTGCGCCGGGATCTGATGCTGCGCCGGGCCGAGGCGCTCGGCGCCTGCGGCGGGCTGCGCGAGAGCCGGGACCTGCTGCACGAGGTGATCAGCCTGTCGCCGCCGGGCACCGACGACGGCGCGCGGACCCTGGCCGTCACGCTGTGCGCGGTGATGGAGCGCCATCTCGGCCGGTACACGGAGGCCGTGGCCCTGCTCCGCCGTGAACTGGCCCGGGGCGCCGACCTCTCCCCCAGCGAGACCGTCCGACTCGGCCTGGAGCTGGGCTCGTCGGCGCCGCACGCCAGCTCGTATCCGGACGTCCGCGACGACGTGGCCCGCACCCTGGAGCTGGCCCGGTCACTGGGCGACGAGGTCGCGGAGGCGGGCGCGCTCGCCGTCACCGCGCTCGGGGAGGCGTACGAGGGCAACCCCACGGCCGCCGCCGAGGCGACCGACCGGGCAGCCGCGCTCATCGACTCCCTGACCGACCAGGATCTCGCCGGCCTGTGCGAACCGCTGGCCCGGCTCAGCTGGGCGGAGGCGTTCCTGGAGCGGTACCCGGACGCCGAACGGCACGCCGAGCGCGGCCTCGGGATCGCCCGCCGGGGCGGTCTGCTCTATGTGATGCCGCATCTGCTGCTGTGCCGGTCCCATCTGCACGTCATGACCCTGCGGCTGGGGTCGGCCCTGGAACTCGCGGAGGAGGCGGAGACGATAGCCCGGGGCATCGGCAGCGACGAGTTGCTCGCCTTCGTCCTGGCGTCCAAGGCCCTGGCGCTGATCCCCGCGCTTCCGCCGGGTGACGGCGGTGCGCTGGCCGTGGCGGAGGAAGCCGTCTCCCGGGCCGGTACCGGCACCGGCTGGTGGGCGTCCATCGCGTGGTGCCTGCTGGGGTTCGCCGCGCTCCACGCCGGTGATCCGGTGCGGGCCCGGGCGGCCGTGCTGCGGGCGGGCGGTGAGGACCTGTCCGGTCTGCAGCCCAGCATGCGGCCCCTGTTCACCGAGGTTCTCGTCTCCGCCGCCGTGGCCACCGGGGACCATGACGAGGCCCGGCGGTGGGCGGAACGTGCCCGCAAGGAGGCGGAGCGGCTGGGTCTCGTGGCGCAGCGGGCGTCCGCGCTGCGCAGCCTGGCACATGTGCCGTTGGCCGAGGGTGATCTGGCCGCCGCCGCCGAGCTGTTCGAGCAGGCCGCGGAGGAGGCGGCCCGGGGGCGAGGCGGGTTGTGGGAGGCGCAGACCCTGCTGATGGGAACTCCCCTGACGGCGGCGGCGGGCCGCCCGGCCCGTGCCCGCGCCATGTGGGAACGCGCCGTACGACTGAGCGGCGAGGCCGACGCCCACCTCCTGACCGGCCTCGCGGAGGCGATCCGCCCCGCGGTCTTCGTGGAGTCGGAGACCGGCGCGGCGGTGGATGCGGGAAGGGGTGCGGAGGCCGGGCCGCCGTCGCCGGAAGGGGCGGCCGTGGGGCTGGCCGCGCTGTCCGCGCGGGAGCGGGAGGTCGCCGCCCTCGTCGCGAAGGGGCTGACCAGTCCCGCCATCGCCGAGCGGCTCTTCCTCAGCCCGCGCACCGTCGAGACGCACCTCGCCCGCATCTACCGCAAGACAGGCGTCACGTCGCGAGCCGCGCTGGCGGCCCTCCAGACCCGGGACGAACTGCGCGAGGGCGGCGCGTGA